GTCTCGCGCTTTCCACTCCAATTAACAGGTTCCAGTAATCAACATCAGGCTTTAATAGATACTAATAATAAGAGAAAATTAAATCCATTCCTTGGATGAATCAAATAAATTTTGGAATGAACACCTATAGATTTTACCACTTAAGAGAAATGACACATGTGTATATAGTACCATTTTCACCAAAAAACTAAACTATTAGGCTTAAGATAGAAAGAGGAAAAAAAAGAAAAAAGAAGCTGTGTCACGATTCAGCTTAATCATATCAGTGACTGAATCGTCCAGCTTCACTTTTCAAATCATTCATACCGGGGCTGGCTGTATCGGCCGAACCACTTGAACCGGCTCGTAGAAACTTGTGAGTAAATAATCTCTGCTGCTTTTATCACGAATGGAATATACATAATGATTCCAAGCGGCCTTGTAAGCGGCATGGCAAGAAAAATCTCCCTTAATGCATGCGCTCCGGCTAAGACCTCTTCATCTCTTGTAATCATATGGATTTTTTCAAGTAAAGGACGATCTCTCAGGAATGCAAAGGGAGTTTCTTCTATCGTTTGTACAGAAGACCATTTGATTTTGCATTGCCAGTCTAATGAGGAAAGGAATTTTTTCAAATGAAAACATAATGGACATTGCGCATCATAGAACACGACATGCTTCAAAATATCTCCTCCTATACCTGTTCATTACCACAATGTGAAGCAGCTTAAAACGAGGATTCCCTGGATTTTTCATATAACCTTAAATTTGAGTAAACAGCATGCAAATTCGGTACTGAAATACCTGTCTCGTTTGCCATATTATAAAGATATCCCTGCAGATGTCCTGCTTCAACATTCCCGTGTTTTTCCATGTCTCTTTGCATAGAAGATTTCATTGTATAGCTCATCTGATCGATTGTTTGCATATGTTTCTCTGTAATTTGTCCTGACAGAGGTGCATTTGCCTGTCTCATTACAGATTCCAATTCTTTAAACAGCCTTGCTAGAAATTCTCTTGATTCAGGCACTTCTCTAATTGGCCCAATCGGCTGTCTGAAAAGTGTGGTTACACTGGACATAGCCGCGATAAAGAGGTATTTCTCCCACATATCCTGCACAATTAAGCGGCTTGCTTTTGAATCACTTTTGCTTCCATTAAATGCATGCTCGACATCCCGGGCCCTTTCCGTCATGCTCCCATCCCATTCTCCAAAAACGAAACGATGGGTCTGGCTGGTCTGAATAATGAAACCTTCCGATGATAGATCAGACTCTATGAAACACAGACCCCCTAGAACCTGATGATCAGAAAACCGCTCTTTCAGCTTATGTATATGATTCATCCCGTTCAGCATCGGTATAATGACCGTATTTTCCCGAACGTACGGTGCAATATCGGATATTGCCTGATCAAGTTGGTAGGCTTTTGTGCTAAGAAGGATCACATCGTATGTTCCCAGATCTCCGCTTGTTATGGTTTCTGGCTGAAAGCTGAAATCACCATGAACGCTTTTTATAATCAGGCCTGTTTCAGCAAGCTGCCGATTCCGTTTTTCCCGTACAAGAAACGTTACATCCTGTTCATTTTCGGCGAGTCTTCCTCCAAAATATCCCCCCACAGCTCCTGCTCCAACAACTAAAAATTTCATTGGATACCTCCTCTTTTAATCCCGTTACTCAAATTATACATGAACAGAGAAAAAGCAGGAAAGTATCTGGTTATATTCAAGCTGGCAGTTTCTTATTCATCCAATAGACACCAAATAGAATCATAGCCCCTCCTATTAGTGCTGAAACTGCCATTCTCTCTTGCAGGAGGACTGCTCCTGCAGCCAAGGTAAATAGAGGCTCAATATACAGAAAAGCGGCCACGCTTGAGGCATTCATCCTTGATAACGCCTTTCCCCAAAACCAATAGGCGGCTGCAGAAACAAAGATTGCCAGAAAAAGAAGGTGCGCCCATTGATGATCAGGCATTGTAACTAAAGCATGCCAGCCCCCATTTCTTATCGTAAACGGAAGCATCAGCAGAGAACCAATGACACTTGTGTAAAACGCAATCGTGATTATTGGGTAAGGCACAAATAACTTTTTTAATAAGATGGAGTAAATTGCCCAATTAAGTGTACTGAGCACCATTAATGCAACACCTGCATTAGATGAAGCTTTAAATCCCTCACTGGAAGCGACAAAAAGTACACCTGCGAGGGCGGCAGCCATTCCGAACCCTTTGCTTTTCGTCATGTTCTCCCCTAAAAGTGCGGCCGATAGGATGACGGTAAAAACAGGGGAACAGGCAATCAGCCAGCCAGCGGAAACGGCATCAATGTATTGAAGAGCCAGCACTTGAATCCACTGATGAATGAACACACCGGAAACACCGAGGATTACAAGCTGGGGTAAATGTTTCAATCTGATAGCTAAAGGGATATTAAAAACGGCACCTGCCAGTCCAAGAAGTAAAGAAGCCAGTCCGAATCTTGACGCCACGATTGTATAAGGATCCAGGTTCTGAAGCAAGGATTTACTGGAGACAAAAGAAATCCCCCAAAAAGCAACTGCCGCTAATGCATATAACTTAAAGACAAATCCCTCTCGCAACACGATACCTCCAGAGTAAGACCTGTCCTTATATATATGCTGTTAACGTTTGTTCAGCACAAAATCGCCAATTCCATAATGGCCTCCCAATGGCTTCACTTGCTCTCTTTTTCCGTTTCACCAAATTCAACCGTTTTTATATCTCCCAGGACAATCGTATAAAAGAACAGTCCGATTGCAAGAACCGCTCCTGCAATCATGAAAGATAAATGAAACGACCCGGTTTTATCTACAAGGTATCCGGTAAGGGCAGCCGCCATGATTCCTCCGAATAAATTATTCGAGAAGTTAACGATAGAGCTTGTCTGCCCCTGTGCACCCGGTGGAGAAATTTTGGATGCAATTGTCCATCCGATTGGTGCCGTGGCAGATATTCCGGCAAGGCCAATGGAGATAAATACCATGGAGAGAATCGGATTGCTGGTAAGAATGGCGCCAAGAAATGAAAAACCAATCAGCATTCCGATTATAATGATACCTTTGTAAACCCGATTCGATTTATGCCCTTTTTGAATCAGCCGGTCAACGAGCCATCCTCCCACCGCTACTCCCGTTATAGAAGCAATTAGCCATGGAATAGCGGTCAGCAAAGAGGACGATAAGAGGTCAACCTGGAATTCTTCTTTAAAATAAGTAGGGAGCCATAGCAATAAAAGATTAAATGTATACCCGTATCCGGTAAAACCAATGGTGACTCCCCATACCTTTCTGCTGGTAAAAAGCTTT
The Metabacillus sp. FJAT-52054 genome window above contains:
- a CDS encoding DUF393 domain-containing protein encodes the protein MKHVVFYDAQCPLCFHLKKFLSSLDWQCKIKWSSVQTIEETPFAFLRDRPLLEKIHMITRDEEVLAGAHALREIFLAMPLTRPLGIIMYIPFVIKAAEIIYSQVSTSRFKWFGRYSQPRYE
- a CDS encoding ketopantoate reductase family protein, with amino-acid sequence MKFLVVGAGAVGGYFGGRLAENEQDVTFLVREKRNRQLAETGLIIKSVHGDFSFQPETITSGDLGTYDVILLSTKAYQLDQAISDIAPYVRENTVIIPMLNGMNHIHKLKERFSDHQVLGGLCFIESDLSSEGFIIQTSQTHRFVFGEWDGSMTERARDVEHAFNGSKSDSKASRLIVQDMWEKYLFIAAMSSVTTLFRQPIGPIREVPESREFLARLFKELESVMRQANAPLSGQITEKHMQTIDQMSYTMKSSMQRDMEKHGNVEAGHLQGYLYNMANETGISVPNLHAVYSNLRLYEKSRESSF
- a CDS encoding DMT family transporter → MREGFVFKLYALAAVAFWGISFVSSKSLLQNLDPYTIVASRFGLASLLLGLAGAVFNIPLAIRLKHLPQLVILGVSGVFIHQWIQVLALQYIDAVSAGWLIACSPVFTVILSAALLGENMTKSKGFGMAAALAGVLFVASSEGFKASSNAGVALMVLSTLNWAIYSILLKKLFVPYPIITIAFYTSVIGSLLMLPFTIRNGGWHALVTMPDHQWAHLLFLAIFVSAAAYWFWGKALSRMNASSVAAFLYIEPLFTLAAGAVLLQERMAVSALIGGAMILFGVYWMNKKLPA